Proteins found in one Streptomyces sp. CB09001 genomic segment:
- a CDS encoding serine hydrolase has product MTIGFSSRAVRSTCMLCAAGLLTLVPATAAAGAVRPDPAPPGGAAAAGASPPHRSGTQVRPHPAAPRVPDVSALSWVVADAGTGDVLAAHDAHRELPPASTLKTLFALTVLPALPGGIRHEVDPEDLSGIGPGSSLVGVVEGQTYRVSDLWNGVFLNSGNDAVHVLASLTGGWSATAARMQAEARALGARDTHVRSPDGYDAPGQVSSAYDLAVFGREGLRRPDFARYCGKVDAMFPGRDGSSYGIMNTNRLLTGADGVEAYPGLIGVKNGYTSNAGNTLIAAARRDGRTLVVTVMNPQEGGGHAVYEEARALLDWGFEAAGEVDPVGSLVPEGDRAPHGPQAVPSAVSAAKPAEDTPGWPETGAILGVAGLGAGVMALALRLKLVRDDGS; this is encoded by the coding sequence ATGACTATCGGATTCTCATCCCGGGCGGTTCGATCCACCTGCATGCTCTGCGCGGCAGGGCTGCTGACGCTCGTGCCCGCCACCGCTGCCGCCGGCGCGGTGCGGCCCGACCCGGCTCCGCCCGGCGGTGCGGCGGCGGCCGGGGCGTCGCCGCCGCACCGCTCCGGCACCCAGGTCCGGCCGCACCCCGCGGCGCCCCGGGTCCCCGATGTCTCCGCCCTGTCCTGGGTCGTGGCCGACGCCGGTACGGGCGACGTGCTGGCGGCGCACGACGCGCACCGCGAGCTGCCGCCCGCCAGCACCCTCAAGACGCTGTTCGCGCTCACGGTACTGCCCGCCCTGCCGGGCGGCATCCGGCACGAGGTGGACCCCGAGGACCTGTCCGGCATCGGTCCGGGCAGCAGCCTGGTCGGTGTCGTCGAGGGCCAGACGTACCGCGTCTCCGACCTGTGGAACGGCGTCTTCCTCAACTCCGGGAACGACGCCGTGCACGTCCTCGCCTCGCTCACCGGCGGCTGGAGCGCCACGGCGGCCCGGATGCAGGCCGAGGCCCGCGCGCTCGGCGCCCGCGACACCCACGTCCGCTCGCCCGACGGCTACGACGCCCCGGGGCAGGTCTCCTCCGCGTACGACCTGGCCGTCTTCGGCCGGGAGGGGCTGCGGCGTCCCGACTTCGCGCGGTACTGCGGCAAGGTCGACGCGATGTTCCCCGGCCGCGACGGGAGCTCGTACGGGATCATGAACACCAACCGGCTGCTCACCGGGGCCGACGGCGTGGAGGCGTACCCGGGGCTGATCGGGGTGAAGAACGGCTACACCAGCAACGCGGGAAACACGCTCATCGCCGCCGCCCGCCGCGACGGACGGACCCTGGTCGTCACGGTGATGAACCCTCAGGAGGGCGGCGGCCACGCCGTGTACGAGGAGGCCCGGGCACTGCTCGACTGGGGCTTCGAGGCGGCCGGCGAGGTCGACCCGGTGGGCTCGCTGGTCCCCGAGGGCGACCGGGCACCGCACGGACCGCAGGCCGTGCCCTCGGCGGTGAGCGCGGCGAAGCCGGCCGAGGACACTCCGGGCTGGCCGGAGACGGGCGCGATCCTCGGTGTCGCGGGGCTCGGCGCGGGCGTGATGGCGCTCGCCCTGCGGCTCAAGCTCGTACGGGACGACGGCAGTTGA